Proteins encoded together in one Falco peregrinus isolate bFalPer1 chromosome 2, bFalPer1.pri, whole genome shotgun sequence window:
- the EGR4 gene encoding early growth response protein 4, giving the protein MSEGAVDYPLLGSQPSPSLSYTGSFFIKAVPEHPQDQESLFNLMSGILGISPFTSSEGHQRHLDALYPCPEVAQSQLDLYTACQPEMNGSTQTPFPEQGYSSFPTAEGTPPLQAQPTLGNTSQCFFQPKLLDNKQDIKLPSGSPPLDKFKASCTQWEPITQHQAYLPAGYHSPEAFLAGESGQGLFHPLGSKMESVLSISCQSELGSLAEDAACFGTHLGFGCEPENFPAHGDFADTKIHNLPPPLMPEFNASMAQPEVLPGLMSSAEILHPHPSPSVPTTDFLGHATSSSIPPLLPTNPPALAEPKKKTRRTKCSSKCFCPKPHEKAFACPVENCIRSFARSDELNRHLRIHTGHKPFQCRICLRNFSRSDHLTTHIRTHTGEKPFSCDTCGRRFARSDEKKRHSKVHLKQKARTEEKLKGLGFFSVGLSFGTL; this is encoded by the coding sequence ATGAGCGAGGGGGCAGTGGATTACCCCCTCCTGGGCAGCCAGCCCTCCCCTTCGCTCAGCTACACCGGCAGCTTCTTCATCAAGGCAGTGCCAGAGCATCCCCAGGACCAGGAATCCCTCTTCAACCTGATGTCAGGGATCCTGGGCATCTCCCCCTTCACCTCCTCTGAGGGCCACCAAAGGCACCTGGATGCTCTTTACCCCTGTCCCGAGGTGGCTCAGAGCCAGCTGGACCTTTAcactgcctgccagcctgaAATGAACGGATCCACCCAAACACCCTTCCCGGAGCAGGGCTACAGCAGCTTCCCCACGGCAGAGGGTACTCCACCCCTCCAGGCACAACCCACCTTAGGAAACACCTCGCAGTGCTTCTTCCAGCCCAAGCTCCTGGACAACAAGCAGGACATCAAGCTGCCCTCTGGTTCCCCACCCCTGGACAAGTTTAAAGCCTCCTGCACCCAGTGGGAGCCCATCACCCAGCATCAGGCCTACTTGCCCGCTGGCTACCATTCTCCTGAAGCCTTCCTGGCTGGGGAGAGTGGCCAGGGGCTGTTCCACCCGCTGGGTTCCAAGATGGAGAGCGTCTTGTCCATCAGCTGCCAGTCAGAGCTCGGCAGCCTGGCAGAGGATGCTGCCTGCTTTGGCACCCATCTGGGCTTTGGCTGCGAGCCAGAAAACTTCCCGGCCCATGGGGACTTTGCCGACACCAAGATCCACAACCTCCCTCCTCCATTAATGCCGGAGTTCAATGCTTCCATGGCCCAGCCCGAAGTCCTGCCGGGTCTGATGAGCTCTGCCGAGATCCTCCATCCTCACCCCTCACCCTCTGTCCCCACCACGGACTTTTTGGGTCACGCCACCtcttcctccatccctcccctgctgcccaccaACCCTCCTGCCTTGGCTGAGCCCAAGAAGAAGACTCGCCGGACCAAGTGCTCTTCCAAATGCTTCTGCCCGAAACCCCATGAGAAGGCTTTCGCCTGCCCAGTGGAGAACTGTATCCGGAGCTTCGCCCGCTCGGATGAGCTCAACAGGCACCTCCGCATCCACACGGGCCACAAACCCTTCCAGTGCCGCATCTGCCTGAGGAACTTCAGCCGCAGCGACCACCTCACCACCCACATCCGCACCCACACTGGTGAGAAGCCCTTCTCCTGTGACACCTGCGGCCGCCGCTTTGCCAGGAGCGATGAGAAGAAACGCCACAGCAAGGTCCACCTGAAGCAGAAAGCCCGGACAGAGGAGAAGCTCAAAGGTTTGGGGTTCTTCTCAGTGGGTCTCTCCTTCGGGACACTGTGA